Proteins co-encoded in one Daphnia carinata strain CSIRO-1 chromosome 3, CSIRO_AGI_Dcar_HiC_V3, whole genome shotgun sequence genomic window:
- the LOC130685395 gene encoding regulating synaptic membrane exocytosis protein 2-like isoform X2: MAALGGSSLLSAAGVVGASASSSSSSSVAVHPSTISASVSAALSSSPAAAPLSRAQVVASPMPDLSHLTEDERRIIESVLMRQRREEEQETEIVRRQADEVLLLETAIRQRSEQQRKAGAELDATCQLCLKTKFADGLGHACHYCNVRCCARCGGKVALRSSKVIWVCILCRKKQELVVKTGKWILPSVPGSMQQQQQQQQQQQQSGFGSVGGGVSINDKRPRLERAVSYDRESSNVGVSAGFGHHHRTSSTSSVDPSPVLRSGSSLAGGQPSSALYQNPQQQQQQLQTQRGQLQRSGSLQSHGTSSWRNNVPPHQLPSDLMDNSPARGGGGPVGSGGVAEYGNLPQQQQQLIYPSSGRGSSVPLTAGMGSSSGQQQQQFRRGASSSSWSDYHGDNFDKPNPQQQQQFVQQQQLNSVHPRSNQSLVKVRSSSYDHGDYYQDDYGRGQRSDAGQRLGGGVSSVERSLPVRPQQQQHLRQQRHPTHQHHSHHHHHHHRQHQSSSEEELRSTSECTSCEDVEVESESVSEKERSLRPRPYDTVATMISRSSSTSAAPDADERGYMRNSGRDQYSMYRGGGGGGSVGRLGVGGGGTRAAEVAAAAADCSAQRRNFFQQRGQERRLPDAPSDGVIRSASLQHHPSMSSSSSMMAVSAAGTATLSSSTSAIGTNHIHSQRQYHSLNRSMSSSSGGCLATLPTSSSKSNLAASNNNNNTIRQLKKTVRFDADDEPAAATTPAATASSSAALPSRTLKANGLMRSESSLLASTADASWKGDNKTWDWLMKGHNTNSADHRHRHHHQDSRESAGRDSGVETLTSGEDVVVVSPRTSSTKYPTYDQHRPKHQHQLQKQQHPPAPQQQHPVTWQPNSDGTKMIGRMILMKNMAGIGVGGGGSGGGGGPSGVSGIGSSGNPSSASILGLKVVGGKRVDSGRLAAIVEKVKRGSVADTIGHLRPGDEVLEWNGYPLQGRTFEEVYDIICESRSDHEVEIIVSRPISDVGRPSSMGAQSGGSAGPGGHLGHHHTGYGSASGSIVGVGGGGAGSTRSGGSKVSSSQRDRPAVTVTSPASPDTLHPSWGKVQVKLWYDASTQQLSATIVGGFDLPPRPNGALRNPYAKLFLLPDKSEKSKRRTRALASTLEPRWNQTFLYSHLRRSELRSRFLEITVWDSDRLDTGRLIGEVVIDLGAAPLDGEADWYTLTSHEESVQILRRAGLQMSESATSPVGSVDHLSPPSTSSRLSDSEPDPSDPGDGEEGGGGGGGGSGGMGGGPLLPPSRHTRGALERSVRSDGASVSSMGSSSSPPLDSDYAEQRRSRTRTGTIVASDDKYLRGGGPILDRSRPRSHSAAPDEIGHDRGRLERTPSQRGSIFHDRAKSPRRVSEPGRRSLSPSEERLPDGSGRGGMYGGSGMPRMTSRSATATPTGSPKRRHLPQIPSALQQTSFARVRQDVEERARMLKLRMGQIPNSAYSVGGGGASGGVRSWRMYSGHSDNDLPPQRHSVTRGSSSGGHYSSKGSGMSRTSRSLSGAGPDGGKVLLSPDRESRERPGPERGGGGSGSGGAGGGDSDVESLVSFVSGTSALSTQSERPSAYVKRVGERREEMLTGELRDRGGQEVGPANSDGGRSGSSFRRNQLGRSLSQSDVPVTEKNDGSLSDTALNSSLLDCQLPDRTSSSWRRGASSSASSSGGLAHSSSASQPQQLYANKSEKGGLSKKSNSTSQLSATESGMMRKRSSSGSSGSSSRVQRSQEVMPLHPQHNYPYHQQQQHPSQQQHHAQQQQPLYPPQVMHHGGPGGAVAAAGRLVRQTSRDSNDGSLHSVSSESSSWVGLARLTAETAGSGPLADFVEGLGPGQLVGRQVLAAPALGDVQLALCDRKGRLEVEVIRARGLQARTGSKLLPAPYVKVYLVSGKRCLAKAKTATARRTLDPLYQQQLSFSILYQGCVLQVTVWGDYGRIEGRKVFMGVAQILLDDLDLSNIVIGWYKLFGTASLVSLPPPSSQPQQQQQQPQQSQQQQQQQQQQQQQQHLPRRSSQHSLDSVG, from the exons ATGGCTGCCTTGGGTGGAAGCTCGTTGTTGAGTGCTGCCGGTGTCGTTGGTGCTTCTGCCagttcttcatcatcttcgtcTGTGGCCGTGCATCCTTCGACGATTAGCGCATCAGTGTCTGCCGCCTTGTCGTCGTCACCTGCTGCCGCCCCCCTCAGCCGAGCCCAAGTGGTCGCTTCGCCCATGCCCGATCTCTCCCACTTGACCGAGGACGAACGGAGGATTATCGAATCTGTTCTCATGCGACAACGTCGCGAAGAGGAACAAGAAACTGAAATTGTCAg ACGACAAGCGGACGAAGTGCTCCTGCTGGAGACGGCCATACGACAGCGAAGTGAACAACAGCGGAAGGCCGGCGCCGAGTTGGACGCTACCTGCCAGCTCTGCCTCAAGACCAAGTTCGCCGACGGATTGGGACACGCCTGCCATTACTGCAACGTCCGTTGCTGCGCCCGCTGCGGAGGCAAAGTCGCTCTCCGATCCTCAAAG GTGATATGGGTGTGCATCTTGTGCCGGAAGAAACAGGAGCTAGTGGTTAAAACGGGTAAATGGATACTACCTAGCGTGCCGGGATCgatgcaacaacagcaacaacaacaacaacaacaacaacagtctGGTTTCGGTAGTGTTGGCGGTGGTGTGTCGATCAACGACAAACGGCCACGACTCGAGAGGGCCGTCAGTTACGACAGGGAAAGTAGTAACGTTGGTGTCAGTGCTGGATTTGGACACCATCACAGGACTTCTTCCACTTCGTCTGTCGATCCATCTCCCGTTCTGCGAAGTGGTTCCAGTCTGGCTGGAGGGCAACCATCCAGTGCCCTGTACCAGAATccacagcaacaacaacaacagctgcAAACGCAACGAGGCCAACTTCAACGTTCCGGTAGTTTACAGAGTCATGGAACGAGTTCTTGGAGGAACAACGTTCCCCCTCACCAATTACCCTCCGATCTTATGGACAATTCTCCCGCTagag GAGGCGGTGGACCGGTAGGCAGCGGAGGCGTAGCGGAGTACGGAAATTTgccacagcagcagcagcaactgATTTATCCTTCTTCCGGAAGAGGTAGCAGCGTCCCTCTGACGGCCGGTATGGGCAGTAGTTCtggccagcaacagcagcagttcCGACGCGGAGCCAGTAGTAGCTCGTGGTCGGACTACCATGGTGACAATTTTGACAAACCCAATccgcaacagcaacagcagtttgttcagcaacaacaattgAATTCAGTTCATCCGCGCTCCAATCAGTCATTAGTGAAAGTGCGCAGCAGTAGCTACGATCACGGTGACTACTACCAGGACGATTACGGTCGTGGCCAACGCAGCGACGCTGGCCAACGGCTAGGCGGAGGTGTTTCATCCGTCGAACGGAGCCTTCCGGTTCGTccgcaacagcagcaacactTGCGCCAGCAGCGACATCCGACCCATCAGCATCACAGccaccaccatcatcatcaccaccgACAGCATCAATCGTCTTCCGAAGAGGAGCTTCGCTCCACGTCCGAGTGCACCAGCTGCGAGGATGTCGAAGTCGAGAGCGAATCCGTCAGCGAAAAAG AGAGGTCCCTGAGACCGCGGCCGTACGACACCGTCGCAACGATGATCAGCCGGAGTAGCAGCACGAGCGCAGCGCCGGACGCAGACGAAAGAGGATACATGAGAAATAGTGGAAGGGACCAATACAGCATGTACCgaggcggaggaggaggaggaagtgTTGGCAGACTAGGAGTAGGCGGAGGAGGAACAAGGGCGGCCGAAgtggcggcggcagcggcggaTTGTTCGGCTCAGCGGAGGAATTTCTTCCAGCAACGGGGACAAGAGAGACGCCTACCGGACGCCCCTTCCGACGGCGTTATCCGGAGTGCCTCGTTACAACATCACCCGTCGATGTCGTCATCGTCTTCGATGATGGCCGTGTCGGCCGCTGGAACGGCCACATTGTCATCGTCGACATCGGCCATTGGGACCAACCACATCCACAGCCAGCGCCAGTACCACAGTTTGAACCGGAGTATGAGTAGCAGTAGTGGCGGTTGCCTGGCCACCTTGCCGACCTCCTCTTCCAAATCGAACTTGGCcgccagcaacaacaacaacaacacgatcCGCCAACTGAAGAAAACTGTGCGTTTTGATGCTGACGATGAGCCAGCCGCTGCCACCACCCCTGCTGCGACTGCAAGTAGCAGTGCAGCTCTTCCGTCCAGGACGCTCAAGGCCAACGGCCTGATGAGATCCGAATCGTCGCTGCTGGCCAGCACGGCCGACGCCAGCTGGAAAGGCGACAACAAAACGTGGGATTGGCTCATGAAAGGTCACAACACGAACAGCGCTGACCATCGGCATCGGCATCACCATCAAGACTCTAGAGAATCCGCTGGTCGCGATTCTGGCGTCGAGACGCTAACGTCGGGCGAAGATGTCGTCGTCGTTTCTCCCCGCACCAGCAGCACCAAATATCCGACGTATGACCAACACAGACCCAAG catcaGCACCAACTGCAAAAGCAACAGCATCCGCCGGCGCCGCAACAGCAGCATCCAGTCACGTGGCAGCCGAACAGCGACGGCACCAAAATGATTGGCCGCATGATACTGATGAAAAACATGGCCGGCATAGGAGTGGGTGGAGGCGGCAGCGGAGGCGGCGGAGGCCCGTCAGGCGTTTCGGGCATCGGCAGTTCGGGCAATCCTTCATCGGCGTCCATCCTTGGCCTCAAGGTCGTCGGCGGCAAACGGGTCGACAGCGGCCGACTGGCCGCCATCGTCGAGAAGGTCAAGCGGGGCAGCGTTGCCGACACGATCGGCCACTTGCGGCCCG GTGACGAGGTGCTGGAATGGAACGGCTATCCGCTGCAAGGACGGACGTTTGAGGAAGTGTATGACATCATTTGCGAGTCGCGTTCCGATCACGAAGTGGAGATCATCGTCAGCCGACCCATCAGTGACGTTGGCCGCCCCAGTTCAATGGGAGCACAGTCAGGCGGGTCTGCCGGACCGGGTGGCCATCTCGGTCACCATCACACCGGCTACGGTTCGGCTTCCGGCTCGATAGTGGGTGTCGGAGGCGGTGGGGCCGGCAGTACACGCAGCGGCGGCAGTAAGGTCAGTAGCAGCCAAAGGGATCGGCCGGCCGTCACCGTCACGTCGCCCGCCTCTCCGGACACTCTCCACCCGTCCTGGGGCAAAGTTCAGGTGAAATTGTGGTACGACGCATCGACCCAGCAACTGTCGGCCACGATCGTTGGCGGTTTCGACCTTCCGCCTCGGCCCAACGGCGCCCTGCGCAATCCTTACGCCAAACTCTTCCTACTGCCTGATAAAAG TGAAAAGTCGAAGCGTCGCACGAGGGCCTTAGCGTCGACGCTTGAACCGCGCTGGAACCAGACCTTCCTCTACTCGCATCTGCGCCGCTCCGAGCTGCGCTCGCGCTTCCTGGAGATCACAGTCTGGGATAGCGATCGATTAGACACTGGACGCCTTATTGGAGAA GTGGTGATTGATCTTGGCGCTGCACCGCTGGACGGTGAAGCAGACTGGTACACGCTGACTTCGCACGAAGAATCCGTTCAAATTCTC AGGCGGGCGGGATTGCAGATGTCCGAGTCGGCCACGTCGCCTGTAGGCTCTGTGGACCATTTGTCGCCGCCTTCGACCTCGTCGCGTCTCTCCGACTCGGAGCCCGACCCGTCGGATCCGGGCGACGGGGAGGAAGGCGGTGGCGGTGGAGGCGGTGGCAGCGGCGGAATGGGTGGCGGCCCACTTCTGCCTCCTTCACGTCACACCAGAGGAGCTCTTGAGCGCAGTGTCCGCAGTGACGGAGCCTCAGTCAGCAGCATGGGCAGCAGTTCCAG TCCGCCTTTGGACAGTGACTACGCGGAACAGCGTCGGAGTCGGACCAGAACGGGCACCATCGTGGCCTCCGATGACAAATACCTTCGAGGTGGAGGACCCATTCTCGATCGGTCTCGACCTCGGTCTCATTCGGCAGCTCCGGATGAGATCGGTCACGATCGTGGCCGGCTCGAAAGGACTCCAAGCCAACGGGGCAG TATCTTCCACGACCGAGCCAAGAGTCCACGCCGAGTCTCCGAACCGGGCCGTCGAAGTTTATCGCCGTCTGAAGAACG GTTGCCGGATGGGTCCGGTCGTGGTGGAATGTACGGCGGCTCCGGCATGCCAAGAATGACCTCACGTTCGGCGACGGCTACCCCAACAGGATCCCCGAAACGGCGGCATCTACCGCAAATCCCGTCAGCCCTCCAACAAACCTCTTTCGCCAGGGTCAGACAG GATGTGGAAGAAAGGGCGCGAATGCTCAAATTGCGAATGGGTCAAATTCCCAACTCTGCCTACTCCGTCGGCGGAGGTGGCGCAAGTGGTGGGGTCCGATCATGGAGGATGTACAGTGGCCACAGTGATAACGACTTGCCACCGCAACGTCACAGCGTCACAAGAGGTTCGTCGTCGGGCGGTCATTATTCCAGCAAAGGAAGCGGAATGAGCCGGACCAGCCGGTCTCTGTCGGGAGCCGGACCTGATGGTGGCAAGGTTCTCCTGTCACCGGACCGCGAGAGCAGAGAGAGGCCTGGACCTGAACGCGGTGGCGGCGGAAGTGGCAGCGGCGGTGCGGGAGGCGGCGACAGTGACGTCGAGAGCCTGGTCAGTTTCGTGAGTGGCACCAGTGCCTTATCCACCCAGTCTGAACGACCATCTGCATACGTCAAACGTGTCGG AGAGCGCCGAGAGGAGATGCTGACGGGCGAGCTGAGGGATCGTGGAGGCCAGGAAGTCGGGCCAGCCAACAGCGACGGCGGTCGCAGCGGGAGCAGCTTCCGACGGAACCAATTAGGCCGCTCCCTATCGCAAAGTGACGTTCCGGTCACGGAAAAAAACG ACGGTAGCCTAAGTGACACGGCCTTGAATAGCAGCTTACTGGACTGCCAATTGCCCGATCGTACGTCGTCGTCTTGGCGACGAGGTGCTTCCTCATCGGCCTCCTCTTCCGGTGGGCTGGCGCACAGCAGCAGTGCGTCGCAACCGCAGCAACTCTACGCCAACAAATCGGAAAAAGGCGGCCTTTCGAAAAAGAGCAACTCCACGTCTCAATTGTCAGCCACAg AGAGCGGAATGATGCGCAAGAGAAGCAGCAGCGGAagcagcggcagcagcagccgcgTCCAGCGCAGCCAAGAAGTCATGCCTCTGCATCCGCAGCACAATTACCCGTAccaccaacagcaacaacatccgtcgcagcagcagcatcacgcacagcaacagcagccgcTTTACCCGCCACAGGTGATGCACCACGGCGGGCCGGGTGGCGCGGTCGCAGCGGCCGGACGATTGGTCCGACAGACCTCAAGAGACTCCAACGACGGTAGCCTACACAGCGTCAGCTCTGAGAGCTCTTC atggGTGGGCTTAGCTCGGCTAACGGCCGAAACGGCTGGAAGCGGACCACTGGCCGATTTCGTCGAAGGTTTAGGTCCCGGCCAGCTAGTTGGCCGGCAAGTTTTGGCCGCACCGGCCTTAGGTGATGTCCAACTCGCATTATGTGATCGCAAAGGGCGGCTGGAAGTCGAAGTCATCCGGGCGCGCGGTCTACAAGCCCGCACTGGGTCCAAACTGCTACCAG CTCCATATGTGAAAGTGTACCTGGTGAGCGGTAAACGTTGTCTAGCTAAAGCTAAAACAGCCACGGCTCGACGGACACTGGATCCGCTTTACCAACAGCAGCTTTCATTTAGTATTCTTTATCAAGGATGTGTTCTACAG GTGACGGTGTGGGGTGATTACGGACGGATCGAGGGCCGTAAGGTGTTCATGGGCGTGGCTCAGATATTGCTGGACGATTTGGACTTGTCCAACATTGTCATCGGCTGGTACAAACTCTTCGGGACGGCGTCTTTAGTTAGTCTGCCGCCACCTTCATCACAGccacagcagcaacaacagcaacctCAGCAatcgcaacaacaacagcaacagcagcagcagcaacaacagcagcagcacttGCCGCGGCGAAGTTCACAACACAGCCTCGATTCCGTCGGTTGA